In Chryseobacterium lactis, a single genomic region encodes these proteins:
- the glgP gene encoding alpha-glucan family phosphorylase — protein sequence MDFRNFKIPYHINPQYSKKTVYFSMEFALEQVLKIYSGGLGFLAGSHMRSAYNLKQDLIGIGILWKFGYYDQARNHDQTLQPVWTRKMYSFLEDTGIKFQIEIHSAPVWVKVWYLDPEIFNTAPMFFLSTDVPENDHVSKTICHKLYDANESTKLAQYILLGKGGAKLLDEMNIEREAYHLNEAHGLPAAFYLLKKYNGDLNQVKEKLVFTTHTPEEAGNEKHNLKLCYDMSYFSGYSMDEIKSIEGNDDDRFNHSLCALKMARKANGVSQLHGIVSRTMWSKYPGICEITSITNAQEFKYWADKPLYNAKDENDETVFDYRKKHLKKKLFSIVADQTGNLFNPNIFTIVWARRFAGYKRAELLLHDKDRFYRLLNHSKYPVQIIWAGKPYPMDYSAISTFNTLVEESKNHKNMAVLTGYELSLSKSLKQGSDLWLNNPRVPREASGTSGMSAAMNGSVNLSTDDGWIPEFANHGENSFVVPKADYLNMSIYEQDNYDLNKLYEILENEILPTYYDNPDRWRKIQHNAMNDVKDQFNSDRMADEYYKVLYNE from the coding sequence ATGGATTTCAGGAATTTTAAAATACCTTATCACATCAATCCCCAATATTCAAAGAAAACAGTTTATTTCTCGATGGAGTTTGCCCTTGAGCAGGTTCTTAAAATCTATTCCGGCGGACTGGGGTTCCTTGCAGGATCACATATGAGAAGTGCTTATAACCTGAAACAGGATCTTATCGGGATCGGTATTCTCTGGAAGTTTGGATATTATGACCAGGCAAGAAATCACGACCAGACCTTACAACCGGTTTGGACCCGAAAAATGTACAGTTTTCTTGAAGACACCGGAATAAAGTTTCAGATTGAGATTCACAGTGCTCCGGTTTGGGTAAAAGTTTGGTATCTGGATCCGGAAATTTTCAATACAGCTCCCATGTTTTTCCTTTCTACAGATGTTCCTGAAAATGATCATGTGTCCAAAACGATCTGTCATAAGCTGTATGATGCTAATGAATCCACAAAGCTTGCCCAGTACATTTTATTAGGAAAAGGAGGTGCAAAATTACTGGATGAGATGAATATTGAACGAGAAGCCTATCATCTTAATGAAGCTCACGGCCTTCCTGCAGCATTTTATTTGTTGAAAAAGTACAACGGAGATCTTAATCAGGTCAAAGAAAAGCTGGTTTTTACCACTCACACTCCGGAAGAAGCAGGCAACGAAAAACATAATCTGAAATTATGTTATGATATGTCCTATTTCTCAGGATACAGCATGGATGAAATAAAAAGTATTGAAGGTAATGATGATGACCGTTTCAATCATTCTCTTTGTGCTTTGAAAATGGCAAGAAAAGCCAATGGTGTTTCCCAGCTTCACGGTATTGTTTCCCGCACTATGTGGAGCAAATATCCCGGAATCTGTGAAATTACTTCGATTACCAATGCCCAGGAATTTAAATACTGGGCTGATAAACCTCTTTACAATGCAAAGGATGAAAATGACGAAACGGTTTTTGATTATCGTAAAAAGCATTTAAAGAAAAAATTATTCAGCATTGTGGCTGATCAAACAGGAAATTTATTTAATCCCAATATCTTCACTATTGTCTGGGCCAGACGATTTGCGGGTTACAAACGTGCAGAACTTCTTTTGCATGATAAAGACAGGTTCTACAGGCTTTTGAATCATTCAAAATATCCTGTACAGATTATCTGGGCCGGTAAGCCTTACCCTATGGATTATTCAGCGATTTCTACTTTTAATACTCTGGTCGAAGAAAGTAAAAATCATAAGAATATGGCTGTACTCACCGGGTACGAGTTATCATTAAGCAAATCTCTAAAGCAAGGTTCAGATCTATGGTTAAACAATCCAAGAGTTCCACGGGAAGCCTCCGGAACTTCAGGAATGAGTGCCGCAATGAACGGCTCTGTCAATTTATCTACTGATGATGGCTGGATCCCTGAATTTGCCAATCATGGAGAAAACTCTTTTGTCGTTCCAAAGGCAGATTATCTCAACATGAGTATCTATGAACAGGACAATTATGATTTAAATAAATTATACGAAATCCTTGAAAATGAAATCCTTCCTACGTATTATGATAACCCTGATCGATGGAGAAAAATTCAGCATAATGCTATGAATGATGTAAAAGATCAGTTTAATAGCGATAGAATGGCTGATGAATACTACAAAGTTCTTTATAATGAATAA
- a CDS encoding DUF6496 domain-containing protein, with translation MSKTKYSEKAQDKVGKVMHEFKEGKLKSSSGKKVTSRKQAIAIGISEAKEKGLKVPAKKKS, from the coding sequence ATGAGCAAGACGAAATATTCAGAAAAAGCTCAGGACAAAGTAGGAAAAGTAATGCACGAATTTAAGGAAGGAAAACTAAAATCTTCTTCCGGTAAAAAAGTGACAAGCAGAAAACAAGCCATAGCCATCGGTATTTCTGAAGCTAAAGAAAAAGGATTAAAGGTACCTGCAAAGAAAAAAAGTTAA
- a CDS encoding S9 family peptidase, whose product MKKLLLTLTMVAAIHNLSAQEITLDKIYSGYYRGKSIAGITSMKNGDNYLVIEPTGIAKYSYKTSQKEGNLVDGKFESYIFSDDESKILLQVGSQPIYRHSFLGKFDVKDLKSGKVISLNEGKPVQEPSFSPDATKVAFIVDNNLFYQDLTSGKITQITADGKKNSILNGLADWVYEEEFGHAKQYEWTKNSDAIVFVKSDEAQVPEIYIPIYGKNLYPVEMRYKYPKAGEKNSVVSAQLYRLDNGKTMQLNLGSFKNYYIPNVFQTAKPDEIVLITSERIQNASDILKVNTKTGAVQKLFTETDEKWIETDSPTLEFLEDDSFLWASERDGNRHLYWYDKDGKLKKQITKGNWEVTDYYGFNPKSKEIYVQTTEKGSINKVVSKVNIESGKSQLISNGEGNNAANFSKNYNYFIETSSTASRPYTYVLKDGNGKTVKELQNNNDQLQKLKADNFSEKEFITIPNAVGDQMNAWIIKPKNFDPNKKYPLFMFQYSGPGSQQVANSWDNGNAMWFNHLVQKGYIVACVDGRGTGYKGAKYKKVTYMNLGKYEIEDQITAAKWFGNQSYIDKSRIGMFGWSFGGYMTSLAMTKGADVFKAGIAVAPVTNWRYYDSVYTERFMRTPQENPDGYDKNSPTEYANLLKGKFLLIHGTADDNVHFQNSMEFSEALIQNKKQFEFMAYPDKNHGIYGGQTRPQLYQKMTDFILENL is encoded by the coding sequence ATGAAAAAACTACTCTTAACTCTTACAATGGTAGCTGCCATTCATAATTTGTCAGCTCAGGAAATTACTTTAGATAAAATATATTCAGGATATTACCGTGGCAAGAGCATTGCCGGCATCACCTCTATGAAAAACGGTGATAATTATCTTGTTATTGAACCAACAGGAATTGCAAAATATTCTTACAAAACATCTCAGAAAGAAGGCAATCTTGTGGATGGGAAATTTGAAAGTTATATTTTTTCTGATGATGAATCTAAAATTCTTTTACAGGTAGGCAGCCAGCCTATTTACAGACATTCTTTCTTAGGAAAATTTGATGTAAAGGATTTAAAATCAGGAAAAGTAATCAGTCTGAACGAAGGAAAACCTGTACAGGAACCAAGTTTTTCACCCGATGCTACAAAAGTAGCCTTCATTGTGGATAATAACTTGTTTTATCAGGATTTAACATCAGGAAAAATTACACAAATTACTGCTGATGGTAAGAAAAACTCAATACTAAATGGTTTAGCAGACTGGGTATATGAAGAGGAGTTCGGGCATGCAAAGCAATATGAATGGACAAAAAATTCTGATGCAATTGTATTTGTAAAATCTGATGAAGCACAGGTTCCGGAAATTTATATTCCGATCTATGGAAAAAATCTTTATCCGGTAGAAATGCGTTATAAATATCCTAAAGCAGGAGAAAAAAACTCTGTAGTTTCGGCTCAGCTGTATCGTCTTGATAATGGAAAAACGATGCAACTTAACCTGGGATCTTTCAAAAATTATTATATCCCGAATGTTTTTCAAACTGCAAAGCCGGATGAAATTGTTTTGATTACTTCGGAGAGAATTCAGAATGCTTCAGACATTTTAAAAGTCAATACAAAAACAGGGGCTGTTCAGAAACTGTTCACTGAAACAGATGAAAAATGGATTGAAACAGACAGTCCGACTCTGGAATTTCTGGAAGATGATTCATTCCTTTGGGCTTCTGAAAGAGATGGAAACCGTCATTTATACTGGTATGATAAAGACGGTAAGTTGAAGAAACAAATTACAAAAGGTAATTGGGAAGTAACAGATTATTATGGTTTCAATCCGAAATCTAAGGAAATCTATGTTCAAACCACTGAAAAAGGAAGCATCAACAAAGTAGTTTCTAAAGTTAATATTGAAAGTGGAAAATCTCAGCTGATTTCTAATGGAGAAGGAAATAATGCTGCCAATTTCAGCAAAAACTATAATTATTTCATCGAAACATCTTCTACCGCTTCAAGGCCTTACACTTATGTTTTGAAAGACGGAAATGGTAAAACGGTAAAAGAGCTTCAGAATAATAACGATCAGCTGCAAAAACTTAAAGCTGATAATTTTTCTGAAAAAGAATTCATTACAATTCCTAATGCTGTTGGTGATCAGATGAATGCATGGATTATAAAGCCTAAAAACTTTGATCCTAATAAAAAATATCCATTATTTATGTTTCAATATTCTGGGCCTGGCTCACAGCAGGTTGCCAATTCATGGGACAATGGAAATGCAATGTGGTTCAACCACCTTGTACAAAAAGGATATATCGTTGCTTGTGTAGATGGGCGTGGAACTGGGTATAAAGGAGCAAAGTATAAGAAAGTAACCTATATGAACCTTGGAAAATATGAGATTGAGGATCAGATTACTGCTGCAAAATGGTTCGGAAATCAATCTTATATAGACAAAAGCAGAATCGGAATGTTCGGATGGAGCTTCGGAGGATATATGACCAGCTTAGCTATGACTAAAGGGGCAGATGTTTTCAAAGCAGGAATTGCTGTTGCTCCTGTAACCAACTGGAGATATTATGATTCTGTGTACACAGAGAGATTCATGAGAACTCCTCAGGAAAATCCGGATGGATATGATAAAAATTCACCCACAGAATATGCTAATCTATTAAAAGGTAAGTTCCTGTTAATCCATGGAACTGCTGATGATAACGTACATTTCCAAAACTCTATGGAATTTTCTGAAGCTTTGATTCAAAATAAAAAACAATTTGAATTCATGGCTTATCCGGACAAAAACCACGGAATTTATGGTGGACAAACAAGACCACAATTGTATCAGAAAATGACGGATTTTATTTTAGAGAATTTATAA